TTGATACAGGCGACATTCTGACAATCAAAAAGATAATTGAAGGGATCAACAGGAACGAGGTTGCATTATCAGTCCTCCAACCTACTCCCCTCATCAAAGCGAAACATGAACTCCCTTCCTCTCTTCTCCTTCATGATATAACCGAGATCTGCAAGCGTCATGAGATCGGTTCTTGCCGTCTCATAGACGACACCCCAGGTCTCCGTTATCTCCCGGATCGTGAACAAATCTTCTTTCTTCTCCATCATCTCCCTTAAGATCTCCGCCTGCCTCGTGTTGAGCCTCGGGATATTCTTTATCATCTTCTTTGCCGAACTCTGTTCGGCCTGCTTCTGCTTGATATATGAGAGAAGATCTGTTCTCGCTTTTTCGATGCACCTGATATTGTACAGGATGAAGTAAGTCAGATCCATTTCGTCATATTCGGTGTGAAGATATGCAAGCGAATAATCTTTCCTTGACCGGAGGATTATCCTCGATATCGGCATGTACTCAAAGAGCCAGTAGCCTCTTGAAAGGACATACCAGTAGAAGATGCTCCTCGCACATCTGCCGTTTCCGTCCACGAATGGGTGGATGTAGCCGATAAGGAAGTGTAGTATCATTCCCTTCACTATCGGGTGGATGAAACTTTCCGATCCCTCATCATCCCCGTTTGCAAACCGGCAGAATTCCTCAACCATGCCGGGAATATTAGTATATACAGGCGGGATATGGTGAATTGTTCCGTTAACAGGATCAGCAACCACGACATCATCGTTATCCCTGAACCTGCCGACCGCATCATCTTCAAGGGTGTTCTCCGTAACAATCCGGTGTACATCAAGAATAAACTCAGGTGTGAGCGGGTCGTCCTTGTTTTCTATGATATACTGCATCGCCCGGTAATTGTTCATTACCATCTGCTCAGACTTGTTTGATGGTCTCTTTCCTTTCCTGAGCATCTCTTTTGCGGCTCTCCGGGTTGTAACTGCACCTTCGATAATCGAGGAAGCAATCGCCTCCTCCATCAGTGAATTCAGGATATAGGAATTCCCGAGCTTTATATTCCTCTCGTTGACTTTGATCTTTCCGGAGAGATACTGATCGAAAATATGAAGACTTTTCGATATCTCCGGTGTTGTTGAATATTGTAGATCAAGACACGGATAAGGGACTGACTCGTAATTCATCATCCGGAGAAGCTTCATGAATCTCCATGTCCCAGTTCTCTTATTGAGATCAGGGATGCGGTACTTCATTTCATCATAGTAGAGATAACGGCTGTTGTATTCATTGACCATCTTAATTAATTCCGGATCGCCTTTATCAATTATATCCAAAAGATTTGGCTTTTCCTGGCTGTCCGGTGGCTTTTCGGGGAGTTTCTTCATGGTGATCACCAAAATACTAATTTGGTATTTTTTAGTATTCCATTAGTATTTAGATCTGCAGGTATAAATATAATACTAATTTGGTAAGTATTAGTAGTTCGTTAGTATTTAGAGAAAATCAGGAGGCTGTTGCACGAATGATATATATGCAAAAAATATTTATTATTGACAAATATATAAAATATGAATTATTTTTGATTTGTAAACTAACAATATATCACATATAATGAGCGTAAGCTGCCTTTAGATCGACACATCCTTTTACCTCCTGATTTAATGGAATGGTTGCCTGAATAATCTCTTGCATGTACCATTATTGATGTAATTTCAGATATGGATATGAGTCCCTTTTACAAAAAGTATCGAAATGATGGTAAAGGAGGGAAATTTTTAGATCCGGCGGTAAAACTTTCGATTCTTATTTAAGCTTATTGTACGGGAGTAAATTCTTCAAGAAAAATTGAAGAATCAATCAAATATGATATTTCATTTCGTGTATTAGCAAGGAACAATTATATTGATCATACAACTATTGCACGGTTCAGACAGGAATTTGGAGAACCTTTCTCCAATGCTTTTGCTTAGGTACTCAAAATTTTAAGAGAGGGAGGTGCTGCAAAAGCCGGAATTATTGCATTAGATGGGATGAAAATAGAAGCAAATGCCTCTATGGAGAAGAATAAATCATATGAGGCTGTTGCATGACTGTTTTTCAACTGACCATGGTATAATTGAATTGTCTGTTTCGGATAATTTTTCCACAAATATTGTGTTTATTATGTCTGTACATTATACAATTGTCCTCCGGATTTTATTTGTGCAACAGCCTCTACAGGTCACTGTTTATATTTACTCAGTTTCTGCAAGTTTTTTTATCTTCCTTATTCCGCTTATTGCGTCATCGGCCCAGTCATCTGCACCTGTGTACTCCCTTGCCTCTTCATTTGTTCTTCCCCCTCCGATGATTATCTTCACGTCGTTCCTGAGACCTGCCCTGCATATTTCGTCGATTGTAATTTTCATCGAATGTATTGCCTCTGTAAGCAGCCCGCTGAGACTTACGACTATTGGCCTGTGCTCCTTTATGGCATCGATAAATACCTCCGGGGGCTGATTGACACCGAGATCAATTACTTCGAAGCCTTCCGCTTCAAGGAGAACCACAACAATGTTCTTTCCGATATCGTGGATATCCCCTTCAACGGTTCCGATAACTATTTTCCCTCTGCTCTCAGGTTTGTTCTCACCGAATGCCGGTTTTAGAACTTCCATCACCTGGTTGAGGTTCTCCCCTGCCATCATGAGGTCGGCGACGGAATATTCTCCGCTTTCAAATTTCTGCCCGGCATTTGCCGTGGCTTCCCTGATGTCATCAAGGATTGCGGACGGCTTTTCACCTGTTTTGATTCTTTTACTGACAGACTCAATACATGTATCTTCGTCGTGTTCCAGAAATGCGGTTATAAATCCTTCACTCCGCCCCGTCATGACAATTCTTCACCCCTGAGTTTGGTAAACTGAGGGGGTATATGTGCCGGGCTAAAATAATACTTTCCCGGCAGAGAGTATTTTGGTATAATGCTGTATTTGGCTGGGGAATGCAATTATTGATATATGTCTCAAATATGGGCCGTGACATCTGATTCCGGGAACTGGGTGTATTATCTATATTTATATATAAATGTGCTCCCGGTGATCCGCTGCTGATGATTTTTACAGTTATGTGGGGTGCTGTTATTTAAGCTCTTTTTCTGCTTCTCTGGTTTAATTTGTGTTTACAGCTAATCTGGATTCACAGTACAAACCTGATGTCGGATGCTACTTAAACTTGCATTAATGCCGGATGAAAACCAATAATATTACAGGAATGAGAGAGCATGAATAAAACCATTATTACTGTCGTCGGGAAAGATACGGTTGGGATTATCGCGAAGGTCTGTACCTACCTTGCAGATAACCAGGTCAATGTCGAGGATATATCACAGACCATTGTTCAGGGATATTTCAATATGATGATGATCGTTGATACCGGCGGATCTTCAAAACCGTTTGGTGAGATGGTGACTGAACTTGAAACTCTCGGCGATGAGATCGGTGTAAAGATCAGATGCCAGCGTGAGGATATTTTTACAAAAATGCACCGCATCTGAGAGGTATTTTTAATGATAAACAGACTTGAGGTGAATGAGACAAATAAGATGATCGAGCAGGAGATGCTTGATGTCCGTACAATAACAATGGGCATCAGCCTTCTGGACTGCTGTGATTCTGATCTTGATACTCTGAACCGGAATATATACAATAAGATCACCTCTGCGGCGAAGGACCTCGTCTCCACCGGACGTGATATCGAACTTGAATATGGTATCCCTATAGTAAACAAACGCATCTCTGTCACTCCTGTTGCACTTGTCGGAGGGCGGGCATGCAAATCCCCCGAGGATTTTGTGACAATTGCAAAAACCCTTGATAAGGCTGCCAAAGATATGGGGGTGAATTTTTTAGGGGGTTATTCAGCCCTTGTCTCCAAAGGCATGACTCCTGTCGATGAAAATCTCATCCGGTCAATCCCGCAGGCTCTCTCTTCCACTGAGAGGGTATGCAGTTCGGTAAATATCGGATCTACAAAAACCGGAATCAATATGGATGCCGTTAAGCTGATGGGTGAGATTGTTAAGGAAACCGCGGAGGCTACAAAGGATGACAGTTCCCTTGGCTGTGCGAAACTGGTAGTATTCTGCAATGCTCCGGATGACAACCCGTTCATGGCCGGAGCTTTTCATGGTGTGACTGAGGGTGATGTTGTAATTAATGTGGGTGTGAGCGGGCCGGGTGTTGTTAAGCGTGCACTTGAGAAGGTGCGTGGTGAGAACTTTGAGGTTCTCTGTGAGACCATTAAAAAAACGGCGTTCAAGGTGACCCGTGCCGGACAGCTTGTTGCTCAGGAGGCTTCGGGGAGGCTGGGTGTTCCTTTCGGAATTGTTGATCTCTCCCTGGCACCGACACCTTCAGTCGGTGACAGTGTTGCGGAGATACTGGAGGAGATGGGCCTTGAGTCTGTCGGTGCTCCGGGAACAACGGCAGCTCTTGCCCTGTTAAATGATCAGGTGAAGAAGGGCGGTGTGATGGCCAGCTCCTTTGTCGGCGGACTTTCCGGTGCTTTTATTCCTGTAAGTGAGGACCAGGGTATGATCGATGCCGTAAACCGTGGTGCACTTACACTTGAAAAACTTGAGGCTATGACCTGTGTATGCTCGGTCGGCCTTGACATGATTGCAATTCCGGGCAATACTCCGGCATCAACCATATCAGGAATTATCGCTGATGAAGCTGCAATCGGGATGATCAACCAGAAGACAACAGCAGTACGCCTGATTCCTGTAATCGGAAAGGATGTAGGGGATACCGTTGAGTTTGGAGGCCTTCTGGGCCATGCACCCGTTCAGCCGGTGAACAGGTTCAGCTGCACCGAATTCATCAACCGAGGAGGCAGAATTCCGGCACCGATTCACAGTTTTAAAAACTAAATGGGACAATTAATTAATCTATTTTCTCCCCTCCTTATGATCCCCTGAAGTAAGAGTAAATTTTTATTGCATCGCCTGCAAACTTTTAGAATGTCAGCAGAGGAGTTTACAAAAAATCCAAAACCTGGTACATATACAGTGACCATCACCGATGAAGACGAATGTAAAACAGCAATATTTCAGGGCATGGGTGTACAGGAAAACTCTCAGGAGAGATGAATCAGAGAAAAAAATTTAGTTATATTTGATTTTTAGGGTCTTCATTCTGTTTATTATATTATCTTCACTTTTTTTTGCCTCCGGACACGGGGATGATTAGGGTATGTCCTGCGTGGTGCGGAGTTTTTGTGTTTTTATTGATTTTAGGTGTATTAAATCTCCATTTTGGTGCCGTATCAATTGAAACAGTTTAATACCTTGCACCTCCAATATGTGATCGTCAATATTTTGGTGCACATTTGTTTGATATGTTCTGGCGTTGTGCACCGCATCTGAGGAGTTTATGGAACCTATTGAAGAGAAAAGCAGGAACAATCTTTTCCTGATGGATAATACAGCAAATCCGGCACCGCTGGGTCTGTGTGCATTTGGGATGACTACAATTCTGCTCAGTATACACAATGCCGGAATAACCGGACTTACAAGCCCCATTATTGCAATGGCTCTCTTATACGGCGGACTTGCACAGCTCATAGTCGGGATTATGGAATGGAAGAAGAACAACACCTTTGGAATGGTCACTTTCGGGAGTTTTGGCCTCTTCTGGATCTCGTTTGCGGCAATTCTGATACTGCCTGAACTGGGACTTGCAGCATCACCAACAGCCGTTGATATGGCGTCCTTCCTTATTGTCTGGGGTCTTCTAATCCTGGGTCTTTTCATCTGCACCTTAAAGATGCACCGCATCCTTATGGTAACATTCGCAGCGGTTCTGCTCCTTGTGATATTCCTTGTTGCCGCAAATTTAACCGGCATTCACATGGTTCATACACTTGCCGGAGTTACCGGAATTATTGCCGGTCTGCTTGCACTTTATATGGGTGTCGGTGCGGTAATAAACGAGATTTACGGAAGCCGGATTCTTCCGGTATAATCCTTAATTTCAGTATTAACAGAGATAATCTCTCCTTTTTTTCTGCCTTTCCTGTCAAAAGCCGGATGAGGGAGAATTATTTCAATAAAGAACGGATATGAGTAATTATTTTATAGGAAGATAAGATCTGATTCTCTCTTTCTAAATGATCTATTCATATGCCTTGTCACGGTGAGATCTTTAATGAATATTTTCCTGTTTACCCGTTGTAATGATGGAAATCGAAGGTCTTTTTTAAGTATTCTTCTTTTCTGTGAGTGCTTCCCTTTACAGGCGGCTTAAGGTACCCGACCTCAGGTGTCTGAAGTGCCGGACAGAAGGGACATAATGCTGAATCAACGTCATTTGCTTTCTCTCTTACCGGACAGTAATAAATGCCTTCAATAAACTGTACTGAATCTCCGCCCGGAAACGGCATCCCTACAGGGTGCGGGGGGATTTTTTTAACGAATATACAGAATCCTGCAAGAAGAAATTTCAGGAACCGTATGCGGGTGCTTCCGTCTTTATCTGAGCATTTAAGGGCAACCATTTCCCAGAATTCTCTGTTATTTTCAGGCAGAAGGTCTTTCATCTGAGAAAAAGATCCCTGCTGGTTCATAAGCCTTATATTCTCCCATGTTTCGTGCAGGTGCCCTGTAATCATCTTCTCAAGCTTCTTTTTGTATGAAGGCTCAATTCCTTTTACACTGCCTGAAAAGTTCCACTGCATCCGGCGGAGGTCGAGGGTTGAGTATCCGTTAACTATTGCCGCGATTGCCCTGCCAAGTTCACCACGGGTCTGAAGCCTTCCAAGCTTTTCACATTCATTCTCTGGTTTTTCTTCTGCCATAATTATCACATATATCTGTTTTTTGGGATAATATCGCTTCATCTCTGTGCAGTCTCTGCATTACCCCGGTCTTTTCTTCCCTGCCTGGCTTCTCGTTCTCTTTTTTATAATCAGCACCGGGGCATAAGGGCAGGCCTGCGCCCGGATTCATATGCCTTTTTGCAGTATTTTTGTTTTCTGCCGGGACTTTCATCCGATATAACTTAGATCCATGTAACTTTTACCGGATCTCTCCGTGGAATGCTGTGAATACTGTGCTTCGGGTAGCCGAACATCATCGCGTAAGAGCATTTCCGCCCGGCCGGAATTCCTATCTCCTTTTTAAGCGGTTCATATTCAGCGGCAGCCATCGCGACGAACCCTGCCCAGCAGGTACCGATCCCTGCTGCAGGGGCTGCGACATCGAAGTATGTCATGGCGATAATCCCGTCAACCTGTGCGACCGGTCTGTCCTCCGGGATATGGTTAAAGAGCATGTGGGGCGCTCCACGGCAGATAACATCATGGCCGCCTTCGTATATCCCCGCCAGCGCCGCAAAGAATCCGCTTGCGGGATGATCGCTTCCTATGAACGTCTTCATCCATTCGACTGTAAGGTCTCCTATTCTCCTGACCTTCTCCGGATCGTGTACGACGATCCACTCCACCGGCTGGCCGTTCTCTGCCGAGGGTGCATAACTTGCAACTTCGAGGAGTTCTTCGATCTTTTCCCTTGGTACGGATTTCGTCTTATACGTCCTTGCCGAGCGGCGTTTTTTTAGATAGAACCCGATCTCCTTCTCCGGGATCTCTCCTGCACCTTCAGGCAGGATCTCTTTCTCCTCCGGGCGGAAGTTCAGGATAAGGGCTCCCTTTGGGCAGAACGCTTCGCAGTGTCCGCAGCGGATGCATTTTCCCGAATTTTCCTCCCTGACCTCCGGGAATTTTTCATCTCCGGCGGGATCGATAATGCTAATGGGGCAGGCTTCTGAGCAGATCCCGCATTTCGTGCAGAGTTCTTCGTCAACGATTATTGTATCCATCTCTTATATTCTCCTTAACTATCAGATTTGTTTTGGCCGGTCTCCTTTAACTTTCTTCCCTTCCCCGGTCCTATGCGACATATGCAAAAGTAACTGCGAATATGCTGATTATGAATATGAATGCCTCAGGGGGTGTGATCCGGTCTGCTGAGAAGACCGTATTTCCAACTCTCATTTTTGTCCGCAGTCAGAATAACAACATTATTATTTTCATCTCTCCTAAATCCGGTTTAGAACAATAAATGTCGAAAATTCTCCTTTTATTCATTATGTGCCTTCTTGCAGTTTTTATTGCATTTTCCGGGTGTATCCAGTCTGAAACTGATGTGCAGTCTCCTGTGACGGTTTCAGGAGCTGCTTTTGAAAATGTTTCTGACAGGCTGGTCCTGAAGGATGCCTGCACTCCGTTTGAATGCGGCAATGAGTCTGATTATAACGATCTCCTGGCAGGGGCACCAGGAGGTGCGGCTGCGAATAAGACCGGAATTGCGGATTACTCAAACCAGTCGTGGAGTTCTGCATTTCTCTCCCTTAACACTCTGCTGGATGAGCGGTATGCATTTAAGGAGTGGAGATCGGTTGACTTTGACAGACTCTACAGCACTTATGCCCCGGCATTTGCTGATGCAGAAGAAAAGCAGGACAAAGCTGCATACTACAGGGCTTTAAGGGAGTACCTGTTCTCAATCCCCGACGGCCATGTAAATGTCCTTCCACTGTCCGGGGAGTTCGGTGCAAGGTCCGCAGATATTGGTGGTGGTTACGGTATCGGTATAATACAGCTCGATTCGGGGAAAGTAATAGTGAGTTATGTTGCAGAGGGAAGTGAAGCAGAGGATGCAGGGATCGCTTTTGGAGATGAAGTTCTGACCTGGAACGAAGAGGAGATCAATGATGCGGTTAATGAGACCTCATATATCTGGGCCACCAAGAAACCCTCCACGAATGAAGGAATTCTGCTTCACCGGGAGAGGCTGATTACACGTGCTCCTGTCGGGACGACTGCCTCCGTATCCGTTGCCGGTGAGTCGGGCGACGTCCGGGCCGTGAACCTGACAGCCTATGACGACGGGTACGAGGGCCTGAAGAAGACTTCGTTCTTCCTCGGAAAAGAGGTGAACGATTACGGTGTCGATAAGGCGTGGGAGGATATCCTTCCACAGTTCACCAGCGATAAGGTGACATACCGGGTGCTTCCCGGCGGTTACACCTATATCGCCATCTACGAGGAGTCTTTCGATGTATATGAACCGTTCAGGGCGGCGATGATCTCGGCGATTGAGAGTGGTTCGCCGGGTATCGTCCTTGACCTCAGGTTCAACAACGGCGGTGACGACAACCTTGCGGCCTGTTTTGCCGGATGGTTCGTTGAAGAACCTGTATTCTATGAATATACCACAACCTATGATCCCGGAACAGGAGAATTTCCGGTAGCCTCAGAAACATGGTCATCACCGCAGCCTGAAGGTTATACAGGTCCGGTGGCGGTGCTCGTAAGCCCTGATACAGTAAGTTCGGGTGAGGGTGTTGCAATGGTCTTTAAGAATACGGGCAGAGGAAAAATAATCTCGTGGTACGGAACAGACGGGGCATTTGGTATGAACAATGTTCAGGCGATAATGCCGCTAGACATGTACGTCATGTTCCCTGACGGAGCTTCGCTTGATAAAAACGGTAATATTCAGGTTGACAGCAATGCTGAACTCACCGGTGGAGTTTCCCCTGACATCCGTGTGCCGCTGAATGAGGAGACGGTTGCAAGGGCTATGGATGGCGAGGATGTTCAGCTGACTTATGCACTGGAGTGGCTGGCCGGGCAATAAAATTGAAAAAAAGTTATTCCTGTGAATGGCTGACGGCCTTCAGGTTTCTCTCCTTTTTTATGATGTCTTCAAAAGACGAGGTGAGGTAATATCTTCTGAGTTTTCCTTCAGGAATATAATTGATGACACCCGTTTTTTGAAATCTACTGATGTGCCAGTGGATGGAGCTCTTATTCATGTTGTGCTTCCTTGAAAGTTCACTGTTTGTTATCCCGGGGTTTTCCAGTATGCTCATCAGAAGCGTTCTCCCTGTCTTATTTTTCAGGAGATATATAATTGTTCTCTGGTGTTCGTCGAAAGTCGCTGAATATTTGAATAATCGAAGTGATTTTTCATATTTATCCATATTAATTACTTTATGGTATTTGAGTTTCAGGACGTGATACTTTGTTGAATTCCTGTTAAGATCCAGATTGTCTGAAACATCTGTAATTGTGCATCCTGGATTTTCTGATATGTAGTCAAATATCTCCTGCCGCATTCCATTTTCCAGTGGATCTATGATCCTGCCCAGGATGGCGGGGATTAATTTTATAATTCCCAAACCTGCCGCAAGCATTCCGGCAATAAACGAAATTTTGATCCATAACGGGAGATCCCAAAATGTGATATTTTTATCGGCACCGGCTGAGTCAATGAGTCCTTTTTCAATAAGCTCCGGTTTGTTTTCATGCGATTGTACGATATATTCCACTGATGCAATCCCCGGGACTGTAAAAACCAGAAAAACGGAAAAAAGGATGAAGATTCTTATTATTCCTCCCATTGATGATCAATTATGAGCCATTATATATAATAATCTTCGGTTCCGGAGACATCGTAACCATACACTTCATAATACCATGTGCCTTTTGCTATTCCGCCGGAATTATAGATGTCAATATTGATCCTGCCGTCAATTGATCCGTCGGCACTGTCATAATAACTGCCTAAGCACTCCCAGTCGGGTGTATAAATTTTCAGTCTCAGTGAATCTGTGTTATCGGCCCAGTTGAGATCGACGTTTAAGACTGTGATATCCGAGCCGACATATTTTGAATGCCAGTTTGTCTCGCCCTGTGTGATGGTATCGGATACATACTTTATGCCGGGTTCTCCACCGGAATCATTTGCCGGCAGTATGGTGTAACCCCCAAATTTATTTTTAATGTCTGTACCTGCTTTTTCTTCAACGGACGCGCCGGATACAAAAGAAACGCAGCAAAAAAGGACTATTAATGTAATTGCAATCTTTTTAACCATAATTTCATTTTCCTGTTCTCTATGATTGATCAGTTGGAAAAGAAATTATTTAAGTTCTATAGCCTGATCGTCAAACTGAAAACTTATTGTTTGACGATCGGGTTATTGAATTTATATTGCACGGAACGAAAAATAATCCATGTAGCATCTAAAAGATGTTGCAGGGGGTTCTGCCCGACGATCAGTAACGTCCAGAGCCCTGTGCGTGCTCGGGGGCAAAATATGATTGGTCTCAAATACTACTTGAAACCTCTAGATTTTCTGTCTCCGGGGGCATGAGATAAGAAATGGAGACGAAAACATGAACGCAAAGAAAGGAATGCGGGCGTTGAGCCTGCTTTTAGTAGTTGCACTTGTTGGGGTGATGTTTGTTCCGGCAGTTAGTGCTGTTGATGCTAAGAATGTCGGAAAATATTATGTTAATCCAGAAAATTCATATTTGATTGCAAAACAGACTCTTGATGATTTCATTTCTTCCGGAGCGTTAGACAATGAAATATTTGCTGATTCGCAATTGTCAAAGGATCCTATGATAATTTACGATTCGAACGGTTTGAAACTGTTTCATCAATATGAGATCAAACAAGATGGTAAAAATGTTGGACTTATACGAATGGCAGCAAGCAAAGTACTCGGTTCGCCTTTAATTATGCTTCAGGAAACTCCTGATTATATAAATTATCATAATGTCGTTACTAAATCTGAAGAGCTTTTAAAATCGACATTTAAGGATGCAGAGTGTTCAGAACCTCTATGGGTCTGCTATAGTTATCCCAAGATTGGAATAATGTATGAAGTAACTAAAAAAGGCAGTGAGGCTGAGAAAGTAATTATCGACGCGAACAATCTGTATATTGTACCGGATAAATATCCACAGAATCCCGGTGATGCAGGTATCTGGTCGTTATACGATGGAGTTGAAGATGATCAAATAACTGAAAGGCTTGATAAATGGAACATGGAAATCAATGTTTTTAATATCTCATCTAACAGTCACAAATCCAAATCTTTCCATTATAAGACTCTCTGGGCAGCTGGAAGTCTTGAAACACAGCCAAATAATTATTGGTGTCAGGTTACAACTGCAAAAATGATTGCGTACTGGTATGGTACTTCACATTCCTTAATTCATATTGCAAATGTTATGGATGCATGGAATTATTCAACGATGCCCAAATCTCCTGGAGGAGCTACAGATTCAGAAGAAGAATATTACTATGACGGATCAAGTGAGGGTTTACAGATGAATGCAGTTCGGATTGATCATCAATACTTCCAGTGGTTGGACTTTAAAGCTCAAATAAACAATGATGATGTGATAGTATCTTCAATACCCAGTCATGCAAGAGCGTGCGACGGATA
The sequence above is a segment of the Methanoplanus limicola DSM 2279 genome. Coding sequences within it:
- a CDS encoding Fic family protein; protein product: MKKLPEKPPDSQEKPNLLDIIDKGDPELIKMVNEYNSRYLYYDEMKYRIPDLNKRTGTWRFMKLLRMMNYESVPYPCLDLQYSTTPEISKSLHIFDQYLSGKIKVNERNIKLGNSYILNSLMEEAIASSIIEGAVTTRRAAKEMLRKGKRPSNKSEQMVMNNYRAMQYIIENKDDPLTPEFILDVHRIVTENTLEDDAVGRFRDNDDVVVADPVNGTIHHIPPVYTNIPGMVEEFCRFANGDDEGSESFIHPIVKGMILHFLIGYIHPFVDGNGRCARSIFYWYVLSRGYWLFEYMPISRIILRSRKDYSLAYLHTEYDEMDLTYFILYNIRCIEKARTDLLSYIKQKQAEQSSAKKMIKNIPRLNTRQAEILREMMEKKEDLFTIREITETWGVVYETARTDLMTLADLGYIMKEKRGREFMFRFDEGSRLED
- a CDS encoding cobalamin B12-binding domain-containing protein translates to MTGRSEGFITAFLEHDEDTCIESVSKRIKTGEKPSAILDDIREATANAGQKFESGEYSVADLMMAGENLNQVMEVLKPAFGENKPESRGKIVIGTVEGDIHDIGKNIVVVLLEAEGFEVIDLGVNQPPEVFIDAIKEHRPIVVSLSGLLTEAIHSMKITIDEICRAGLRNDVKIIIGGGRTNEEAREYTGADDWADDAISGIRKIKKLAETE
- a CDS encoding ACT domain-containing protein; its protein translation is MNKTIITVVGKDTVGIIAKVCTYLADNQVNVEDISQTIVQGYFNMMMIVDTGGSSKPFGEMVTELETLGDEIGVKIRCQREDIFTKMHRI
- a CDS encoding PFL family protein, translating into MINRLEVNETNKMIEQEMLDVRTITMGISLLDCCDSDLDTLNRNIYNKITSAAKDLVSTGRDIELEYGIPIVNKRISVTPVALVGGRACKSPEDFVTIAKTLDKAAKDMGVNFLGGYSALVSKGMTPVDENLIRSIPQALSSTERVCSSVNIGSTKTGINMDAVKLMGEIVKETAEATKDDSSLGCAKLVVFCNAPDDNPFMAGAFHGVTEGDVVINVGVSGPGVVKRALEKVRGENFEVLCETIKKTAFKVTRAGQLVAQEASGRLGVPFGIVDLSLAPTPSVGDSVAEILEEMGLESVGAPGTTAALALLNDQVKKGGVMASSFVGGLSGAFIPVSEDQGMIDAVNRGALTLEKLEAMTCVCSVGLDMIAIPGNTPASTISGIIADEAAIGMINQKTTAVRLIPVIGKDVGDTVEFGGLLGHAPVQPVNRFSCTEFINRGGRIPAPIHSFKN
- a CDS encoding acetate uptake transporter translates to MEPIEEKSRNNLFLMDNTANPAPLGLCAFGMTTILLSIHNAGITGLTSPIIAMALLYGGLAQLIVGIMEWKKNNTFGMVTFGSFGLFWISFAAILILPELGLAASPTAVDMASFLIVWGLLILGLFICTLKMHRILMVTFAAVLLLVIFLVAANLTGIHMVHTLAGVTGIIAGLLALYMGVGAVINEIYGSRILPV
- a CDS encoding DUF2115 domain-containing protein, with amino-acid sequence MAEEKPENECEKLGRLQTRGELGRAIAAIVNGYSTLDLRRMQWNFSGSVKGIEPSYKKKLEKMITGHLHETWENIRLMNQQGSFSQMKDLLPENNREFWEMVALKCSDKDGSTRIRFLKFLLAGFCIFVKKIPPHPVGMPFPGGDSVQFIEGIYYCPVREKANDVDSALCPFCPALQTPEVGYLKPPVKGSTHRKEEYLKKTFDFHHYNG
- a CDS encoding nitroreductase family protein, which produces MDTIIVDEELCTKCGICSEACPISIIDPAGDEKFPEVREENSGKCIRCGHCEAFCPKGALILNFRPEEKEILPEGAGEIPEKEIGFYLKKRRSARTYKTKSVPREKIEELLEVASYAPSAENGQPVEWIVVHDPEKVRRIGDLTVEWMKTFIGSDHPASGFFAALAGIYEGGHDVICRGAPHMLFNHIPEDRPVAQVDGIIAMTYFDVAAPAAGIGTCWAGFVAMAAAEYEPLKKEIGIPAGRKCSYAMMFGYPKHSIHSIPRRDPVKVTWI
- a CDS encoding S41 family peptidase: MSKILLLFIMCLLAVFIAFSGCIQSETDVQSPVTVSGAAFENVSDRLVLKDACTPFECGNESDYNDLLAGAPGGAAANKTGIADYSNQSWSSAFLSLNTLLDERYAFKEWRSVDFDRLYSTYAPAFADAEEKQDKAAYYRALREYLFSIPDGHVNVLPLSGEFGARSADIGGGYGIGIIQLDSGKVIVSYVAEGSEAEDAGIAFGDEVLTWNEEEINDAVNETSYIWATKKPSTNEGILLHRERLITRAPVGTTASVSVAGESGDVRAVNLTAYDDGYEGLKKTSFFLGKEVNDYGVDKAWEDILPQFTSDKVTYRVLPGGYTYIAIYEESFDVYEPFRAAMISAIESGSPGIVLDLRFNNGGDDNLAACFAGWFVEEPVFYEYTTTYDPGTGEFPVASETWSSPQPEGYTGPVAVLVSPDTVSSGEGVAMVFKNTGRGKIISWYGTDGAFGMNNVQAIMPLDMYVMFPDGASLDKNGNIQVDSNAELTGGVSPDIRVPLNEETVARAMDGEDVQLTYALEWLAGQ
- a CDS encoding winged helix-turn-helix transcriptional regulator: MEYIVQSHENKPELIEKGLIDSAGADKNITFWDLPLWIKISFIAGMLAAGLGIIKLIPAILGRIIDPLENGMRQEIFDYISENPGCTITDVSDNLDLNRNSTKYHVLKLKYHKVINMDKYEKSLRLFKYSATFDEHQRTIIYLLKNKTGRTLLMSILENPGITNSELSRKHNMNKSSIHWHISRFQKTGVINYIPEGKLRRYYLTSSFEDIIKKERNLKAVSHSQE